The genomic DNA CGAGCATGCGGCGGAAACGGCCCTTCGGCTGCTCGCTGCTGTTGTCACCACTCATGCCGGAAGGGTACCGGTTTCCGCGCCGCCGACGGCAGAGCAGCTGGTCCCGGCGGCGGTGCTCTCACGGCTCGAAGCGGTAGCCCATGCCCGGCTCGGTGATGAAGTGCCGCGGGTGCGAGGGGTCCGCCTCCAGCTTGCGGCGCAGCTGCGCGAGGTAGACCCGCAGGTAGTTGGTCTCCTTGCGGTACGCGGGCCCCCAGACCTCCTGGAGCAGCTGGGTCTGGCCGACCAGCCGGCCGGCGTTGCGGACCAGGACCTCCAGCAGGTGCCACTCGGTCGGAGTGAGGCGGATGTCCGCGCCGTCCCGGTTGACCTTCTTCGCCGCCAGGTCGACGGTGAAGGTCTCGGTGGCCACCACCGAGCCGTCCTCGCCGGCCACCGGCTCCGCCCGACGGACCGCCGCCCGCATCCGGGCGAGCAGCTCGTCCATCCCGAACGGCTTGGTGACGTAGTCGTCGGCGCCCGCGTCCAGCGCCTCGACCTTCTCGTCGGAGGCGTGCCGGGCCGACAGCACGATGATCGGCACCCGGGTCCAGCCGCGCAGGCCGCGGATCACGTCCACGCCGTCCATGTCGGGCAGGCCCAGGTCGAGCACCACCACGTCGGGGTGGCGGGCGGCCGCCAGCTCCAGCGCGCCCGCACCGTCGTGGGCGGAGTCGACCTCGTACTTGCGGGCCTTGAGGTTGATCACCAGGGCGCGGACGATCTGCGGTTCGTCGTCCACGACGAGGACCCGGGTCATACGGGATCCGCCTTTCGCTCTCGGTCGATGTCGGACGGGCGGTCGGAAGGGCCGACGGGGTCGGGAAGACCGGCGGGGCCGGCCCGGTCGGGGAGGCCGGGCGAGTCGGGGAGGCCGGGCGAGTCGGGGAGACCGGGCGAGTCGGAAAGGCCGTCGACCGGCAGCGAGACCACCATGGTCAGGCCGCCGCCCGGGGTGTCCTCGGCGGTCACGGTGCCGTCCATCGCCTCGGCGAAACCACGCGCCACCGCCAGGCCCAGTCCCACCCCGGCACCGCGCGGCGCGTCGCCGTACCGCTGGAACGGCGCGAAGATCCGCTCCCGGGCGTCCTCCGGAACACCGGGGCCGCGGTCCACGATCCGCAGCTCCACCCGGGCGCCGCCGCCCGGCGTGCGCAGCAGGTCGGCCTTGACCAGCACCGGCGAGCCGGGCGGGCTGTACTTCACCGCGTTCTCCACCAGGTTGCCGAGCGAGCGCTCCAGCAGCCCGGCGTCGGCCAGCACCATCGGCAGGCTCTCCGGCACGTCGACCGTGACCGCCCCGGCGGCCACCCCGCCGAGCGCGTACGGCACCACCTCGTCCAGGTCGGTGGGCCGGATCAGCGGGGTGACCGTGCCGGTCTGCAGCCGGCTCATGTCCAGCAGGTTGTTGATCAGGTGGTCGAGGCGGTCGGCGCCGGACTCGATCCCGGCCAGCAGCTCCGCCTCGTCCTCCTCGTCCCACTCCACGTCCACCGCGCGCAGCGAGGTGACGGCGGCCTTGATGCCCGCGAGCGGGGTCCGCAGGTCGTGCGAGACGGCGGCCAGCAGCGCGGTGCGGATCCGGTTGCCCTCGGCCTCGCGCCGGGCCGCGGCCGCCTCGTCGGCGAGCCGCCGGTGCTCGACCAGCACTGCGGCCTGCGCGGCGAACGCCCCGAGCAGCCGCCGGTCCGCGGCCGGCAGCACCCGCCCGGTCAGCACCAGGGCCAGCGTCGACCCGGCCGGGACCGCCGCCTGCCCGTCGTCCGGGTGCTCCGGCGGGTGCGGGCCGCTCACCGCGAGCGGGTGCCACGGGTCGAACTCGTGCCGCCGCTCCAGCAGCGCCACCGACTCCTCCTGGAAGGTCTCCCGGACCTGGTCCAGCAGCGCGGCCAGCATCCCCTCCCCGTCCGGGGCGCCGCGCAGCACCGTGCCGGCCAGCACGCTCAGGGTCTGCGCCTCGGCCTGGCTGCGGGCCGCCTGCTGGCTGCGCCGGGCGGCCGTGTCGACCACCGTGGCGACGGCGATGCCGACCGCGCAGAAGATCGCCACCGCGGCGATGTTCTCCGGCTCGGCGATGGTGAAGGTGTGCAGCGGCGGCGCGAAGAAGTAGTTGAGGGTCGCCGACCCGGCCAGCGCCGACCCGATCGCCGGGAACAGCCCGCCGACCAGCGCCGCGCACACCGTCAGCGACAGGAAGAGCAGCATGTCGGTGGGCAGCCCCACCCCGCGGTAGTGGGTGAGCAGCAGCGCCAGCAGCACCGGCCCGGCCACCCCGATCAGCCAGCCCGCCACCGTCCGGGTCCGGCCCAGGTCGGTGACCTTCCGGATCGGGATCCGGCCCAGGCCGCGGGCCGCCTGCTCGTGGGTGACCATGTGGACGTCGATGTCCCCGCAGTCCCGGATCACCGTGTGCCCGACCCCCGGGCCGGACAGGTAGTGCCGCACCTTCCGCCGGCTGGTGCCCAGCACGATCTGCGTCGCGTTCACGCCCCGCGCGAAGTCCAGCAGTCCGGCCGCCGGCTCCTCTCCCAGCACCGTGTGGAACGACCCGCCGAGGCTCTCCACCAGCACCCGCTGCTCGATCAGCGCCTGCGAGGACGACCCGGCCAGCCCGTCCGACCGCGCGATGTGCACCGCCAGCAGCTCACCGCCGGACGCCCGGGCGGCGATCCGCGCGGCGCGGCGGACCAGCGTCGCGCCCTCCGGCCCGCCGGTCAGGCCCACCACGATCCGCTCCCGCGCCTGCCAGGTCCCCTTGATGCCCTGCTCGGCCCGGTAGCGCTGCAGGTACTCGTCGACCCGGTCCGCCGTCCACAGCAGCGCCAGCTCGCGCAGCGCCGTCAGGTTCCCCGGCCGGAAGTAGTGGGCGAGCGCCGCGTCGACCTTGTCCGGCGCGTACACGTTGCCGTGCGCCAGCCGTCGGCGCAGCGCCTGCGGGTCCATGTCGACCAGCTCGACCTGCTCGGCCCGGCGCACCACCTCGTCCGGCACCGTCTCGCGCTGCCGGATGCCGGTGATCCCCTCGACCACGTCGCCCAGCGACTCCAGGTGCTGGATGTTCACCGTGGAGACCACGTCGATCCCGGCCGCCAGCAGCTCCTCGACGTCCTGCCAGCGCTTGGCGTTCCGGCTGCCCGGCACGTTGGTGTGCGCCAGCTCGTCGACCAGCGCCACCGCGGGCCGGCGAGCCAGCACCGCGTCCAGGTCCATCTCGGTGAACTCGGCACCGCGGTGCCGCATCGCCTTGCGCGGCACGGCCTCCAGCCCGTCCAGCAGCCCGGCGGTCAGCGCCCGGTCGTGGTGCTCCACGAAGCCGACCACCACGTCGGCGCCGCGCGAGCGGCGGCGGTGCGCCTCGGAGAGCATCGCGTACGTCTTGCCGACGCCGGGAGCCGCCCCGAGGAAGATGCGCAGCCTGCCGCGCGCCGTGTCCGCCATGCCTCCGAGACTACGGGCAGTTGTCCTCATATCTGCTGATCAGACCGGTCAGCCCGGGTTTTTAGCGCCTTCTTGACGTCCGACGGGCCGGACGCGCCAGTGCACCGCGGCCGGCGAGTTCGCCCCCGGCACCAGCAGCCTCGGCTCACCGCCACCGTCCGCCGGCACCGCCCAGATGTCGTTCACCCCGTCACTGCGCTGCAGCGCGCACCCCAGCGTGCCGCCGTCCAGCCACGCCGTCTGGTCGTCCACACTGCGCCGCTCGGCCGAGTTCGTCACCCGCATCGACGCCAGGTCCAGCACCGACAACCGCCACCCCTTCGCCGGGTCGCCATCCACTGGCGTGCGGGGTGGACTTGAGCACGCCGTAGATGTGCCAGTGCGGATCAGCTTCCGCCCATCCCGCCCTGGGCGGCCACCATCGTCAGGCCGAGCCCACCGACCGCCTTCGCCAGGCCCGGCGCCCGCTCGCCGACCCGCTCCGTGAACGCCGCGATCCGCTCGGCGTTGGCCTTCCGCTCCTTCCCGGACAGCACCAACCGCACCCGGCCGTGCGCAGCCAGCGCCACCAGCACCGCATCCCCGAACCCCACCCCGTCGACCGGTGACCCCCCACGCGCCACCTCGGCCACCCGTACCTGGAGATCCAGCGCCTCCCGTGGGTCCACCATCGCCACCGCCCGCTGCGCCACCACCGGCCCGTACGGATCACGGTCCGCCATGGTCACCACGCCGAGCATCGCCAACCGTTGCTCGACCGCCTCCAGCGTCTCGTCCCGCCCGCGCCGGATCCACGACTTCCACCGCCGCGGCCGACCGGCCAACTCCGCCAGTACCCCGTCCAACACCCGGTCATCGGTCGCCTCGGCGGACACCACCTCCACGCGTCCCGCCCCGCCCTCGACCACCGCACCCCGCTCCGCAAGCTCCGCCAACGCGGCAGCCCGCACCAGGAAGCCGGCCCGGGTGCGGTCCTCCAACGACTGGGCCCGGGTGTCGAAGGCCAGCAAGTACGTGTCCAGATGCAGTCCACGGCTCATGCCATCGACGATACGGCGGACCATTCGCCCCGTAAACGCGAGAAAGCCCCTCCCGGGACCCGGGAGGGGCTTTCTCTGAAAGATTGTTCGGCGGCGTCCTACTCTCCCACAGGGTCCCCCCTGCAGTACCATCGGCGCTGTGAGGCTTAGCTTCCGGGTTCGGAATGTAACCGGGCGTTTCCCTCACGCTATGACCACCGAAACACGGTGAAACTGATCCGCCGGAGCGGGTCGTGGTTTCAGAACCAACACAGTGGACGCGAGCAACTGAGGACAAGCCCTCGGCCTATTAGTACCGGTCAACTCCACCCCTTGCAGGGCTTCCATATCCGGCCTATCAACCCAGTCGTCTACTGGGAGCCTTACCCTCTCGAGGAGGTGGGAGTGCTCATCTCGAAGCAGGCTTCCCGCTTAGATGCTTTCAGCGGTTATCCCTCCCGAACGTAGCCAACCAGCCATGCCCTTGGCAGGACAACTGGCACACCAGAGGTTCGTCCGTCCCGGTCCTCTCGTACTAGGGACAGCCCTTCTCAACACTCCTACGCGCACAGCGGATAGGGACCGAACTGTCTCACGACGTTCTAAACCCAGCTCGCGTACCGCTTTAATGGGCGAACAGCCCAACCCTTGGGACCTACTCCAGCCCCAGGATGCGACGAGCCGACATCGAGGTGCCAAACCATCCCGTCGATATGGACTCTTGGGGAAGATCAGCCTGTTATCCCCGGGGTACCTTTTATCCGTTGAGCGACGGCGCTTCCACAAGCCACCGCCGGATCACTAGTCCCTACTTTCGTACCTGCTCGACCCGTCGGTCTCACAGTCAAGCTCCCTTGTGCACTTACACTCAACACCTGATTGCCAACCAGGCTGAGGGAACCTTTGGGCGCCTCCGTTACCCTTTAGGAGGCAACCGCCCCAGTTAAACTACCCACCAGACACTGTCCCTGATCCGGATCACGGACCCAGGTTAGACATCCAGCACGACCAGAGTGGTATTTCAACGACGACTCCACCATGACTGGCGTCACGGATTCACAGTCTCCCACCTATCCTACACAAGCCGAACCGAACACCAATATCAAGCTATAGTAAAGGTCCCGGGGTCTTTCCGTCCTGCTGCGCGAAACGAGCATCTTTACTCGTAATGCAATTTCACCGGGCCTGTGGTTGAGACAGTCGAGAAGTCGTTACGCCATTCGTGCAGGTCGGAACTTACCCGACAAGGAATTTCGCTACCTTAGGATGGTTATAGTTACCACCGCCGTTTACTGGCGCTTAAGTTCTCAGCTTCGCCCGACCGAAATCGGACTAACCGGTCCCCTTAACGTTCCAGCACCGGGCAGGCGTCAGTCCGTATACATCGCCTTACGGCTTCGCACGGACCTGTGTTTTTAGTAAACAGTCGCTTCTCGCTGGTCTCTGCGGCCACCACCAGCTCAGGGAGCACGTCCCCTCACCAGCCGTGGCCCCCCTTCTCCCGAAGTTACGGGGGCATTTTGCCGAGTTCCTTAACCACAGTTCACCCGAACGCCTCGGTATTCTCTACCTGACCACCTGAGTCGGTTTGGGGTACGGGCCGCCATGAAACTCGCTAGAGGCTTTTCTCGACAGCATAGGATCATCCACTTCACCACAATCGGCTCGGCATCAGGTCTCAGGCTACGTGTTGTGCGGATTTGCCTACACAACGCCCTACACCCTTACCCCGGGACTACCACCGCCCGGGCTGGACTACCTTCCTGCGTCACCCCATCGCTCACCTACTACAGACTTGGACCGGCGGCTCCACCACGTCCCATCGTCCGAAGACTCCGGGCCGGCTTCACGGCCTTAGCATCACCTGGTTCGACGTTGGCGCTTCAAAGCGGGTACGGGAATATCAACCCGTTGTCCATCGACTACGCCTGTCGGCCTCGCCTTAGGTCCCGACTTACCCTGGGCAGATCAGCTTGACCCAGGAACCCTTGGTCAATCGGCGCAAGAGTTTCCCACTCTTGTATCGCTACTCATGCCTGCATTCTCACTCGTGAACCGTCCACAACTGGATTCCTCCGCTGCTTCACCCGGCACACGACGCTCCCCTACCCATCACAGCAGGCGTTGG from Kitasatospora terrestris includes the following:
- a CDS encoding sensor histidine kinase KdpD — its product is MADTARGRLRIFLGAAPGVGKTYAMLSEAHRRRSRGADVVVGFVEHHDRALTAGLLDGLEAVPRKAMRHRGAEFTEMDLDAVLARRPAVALVDELAHTNVPGSRNAKRWQDVEELLAAGIDVVSTVNIQHLESLGDVVEGITGIRQRETVPDEVVRRAEQVELVDMDPQALRRRLAHGNVYAPDKVDAALAHYFRPGNLTALRELALLWTADRVDEYLQRYRAEQGIKGTWQARERIVVGLTGGPEGATLVRRAARIAARASGGELLAVHIARSDGLAGSSSQALIEQRVLVESLGGSFHTVLGEEPAAGLLDFARGVNATQIVLGTSRRKVRHYLSGPGVGHTVIRDCGDIDVHMVTHEQAARGLGRIPIRKVTDLGRTRTVAGWLIGVAGPVLLALLLTHYRGVGLPTDMLLFLSLTVCAALVGGLFPAIGSALAGSATLNYFFAPPLHTFTIAEPENIAAVAIFCAVGIAVATVVDTAARRSQQAARSQAEAQTLSVLAGTVLRGAPDGEGMLAALLDQVRETFQEESVALLERRHEFDPWHPLAVSGPHPPEHPDDGQAAVPAGSTLALVLTGRVLPAADRRLLGAFAAQAAVLVEHRRLADEAAAARREAEGNRIRTALLAAVSHDLRTPLAGIKAAVTSLRAVDVEWDEEDEAELLAGIESGADRLDHLINNLLDMSRLQTGTVTPLIRPTDLDEVVPYALGGVAAGAVTVDVPESLPMVLADAGLLERSLGNLVENAVKYSPPGSPVLVKADLLRTPGGGARVELRIVDRGPGVPEDARERIFAPFQRYGDAPRGAGVGLGLAVARGFAEAMDGTVTAEDTPGGGLTMVVSLPVDGLSDSPGLPDSPGLPDSPGLPDRAGPAGLPDPVGPSDRPSDIDRERKADPV
- a CDS encoding GOLPH3/VPS74 family protein, giving the protein MSRGLHLDTYLLAFDTRAQSLEDRTRAGFLVRAAALAELAERGAVVEGGAGRVEVVSAEATDDRVLDGVLAELAGRPRRWKSWIRRGRDETLEAVEQRLAMLGVVTMADRDPYGPVVAQRAVAMVDPREALDLQVRVAEVARGGSPVDGVGFGDAVLVALAAHGRVRLVLSGKERKANAERIAAFTERVGERAPGLAKAVGGLGLTMVAAQGGMGGS
- a CDS encoding response regulator, which produces MTRVLVVDDEPQIVRALVINLKARKYEVDSAHDGAGALELAAARHPDVVVLDLGLPDMDGVDVIRGLRGWTRVPIIVLSARHASDEKVEALDAGADDYVTKPFGMDELLARMRAAVRRAEPVAGEDGSVVATETFTVDLAAKKVNRDGADIRLTPTEWHLLEVLVRNAGRLVGQTQLLQEVWGPAYRKETNYLRVYLAQLRRKLEADPSHPRHFITEPGMGYRFEP